Proteins encoded together in one Eublepharis macularius isolate TG4126 chromosome 2, MPM_Emac_v1.0, whole genome shotgun sequence window:
- the UNC93B1 gene encoding protein unc-93 homolog B1 isoform X2: MQLILHYDETYREVKYSNLELQDIDNKMLMGINVTPIAALLYTPVLMRFFGIKWMIFLAVGIYALFVSTNYWERYYTLVPSAVAIGAAIVPLWASLSNYITRMAQKYYEYVNYKEEHVQEQKRAPHGAYNSYLIAFQTVFYAFFNFSFVCAQMPTFFFLKWYLYDLNHTLFHVQHCGTSSQGILPGFNSTVLQRLPRSSELIMVESVLMGVAFLAMLLVLFLCGAAYRPTEEIDLRSIGWGNIFQLPFKHMRDYRLRHLILFFIYSGFEVLFLCTGFALNYGVCSIGLEHMAYIITAYGLSSAVCSSLALFMLCVPRQVPLLTGASIHAILLIALFFWDPHPKSLGEAPMLYLVAAVWGLGSALNKTGLSTLLGMLYEDKKRQDFIFTIYHWWQALAIFIVYLWSGLPMKAKLSIMLITLVAAVFSYTWMEHKISQAIPHRIPKIPKPHQKVRGYRYLEDENSDETGSEGEEEGGHSDSSEGEAEGEEPKDQRARARRRNRCSYEAGNNVG, from the exons ATGCAGCTAATCCTGCATTATGATGAAACTTACCGAGAGGTGAAATACAGCAATCTGGAGCTACAGGATATTGACAACAAGATGCTGATGGGTATCAATGTCACACCCATTGCTGCACTGCTTTACACTCCAGTCCTCATGAG ATTCTTTGGCATCAAGTGGATGATATTCTTGGCTGTTGGCATCTACGCACTCTTTGTCTCTACCAACTACTGGGAACGTTACTATACCTTGGTACCATCAGCTGTGGCAATTGGGGCTGCAATTGTACCACTGTGGGCTTCTTTGAGCAACTATATCACCCG GATGGCACAGAAATATTATGAATATGTGAACTATAAGGAAGAGCATGTCCAGGAGCAAAAGCGAGCACCACACGGGGCCTACAACAGCTACCTCATTGCCTTCCAGACTGTCTTCTATGCCTTCTTCAAT TTCAGTTTTGTCTGTGCCCAGATGCCTACATTTTTCTTCCTGAAGTGGTATCTCTATGATTTGAACCACACACTTTTCCATGTACAGCACTGTG GCACTTCCAGCCAGGGGATTCTCCCAGGATTCAACTCCACAGTTCTACAGAGACTTCCACGAAGCAGCGAGCTCATCATGGTGGAGAGCGTGCTCATGGGTGTAGCTTTCCTCGCCATGCTTCTG GTGTTGTTCCTGTGTGGCGCTGCCTATCGCCCCACAGAGGAGATCGATTTACGCAGCATTGGATGGGGCAACATCTTCCAACTGCCCTTCAAGCACATGAGAGATTATCGCCTCCGCCACCTCATCCTCTTTTTCATATACAGTGGCTTCGAGGTGCTCTTTCTCTGTACTGGTTTTGCCTTG AACTATGGTGTGTGCTCCATTGGCTTGGAACATATGGCTTACATCATTACTGCTTATGGACTCTCCTCTGCTGTCTGCAGCAGCCTGGCGCTTTTTATGCTGTGCGTGCCCCGCCAGGTTCCCCTCCTCACAGGAGCTTCTATCCATGCCATCCTTTTGATTGCCCTCTTCTTTTGGGATCCTCATCCCAAAAGCTTAGGCGAAGCACCTATGCTGTACCTGGTGGCTGCAGTCTGGGGCCTTGGCAGTGCCCTCAACAAGACAGGCCTCAGCA CACTCTTGGGGATGCTTTATGAAGACAAAAAGCGTCAAGACTTCATTTTTACCATCTACCACTGGTGGCAAGCTCTGGCCATCTTCATTGTTTATCTGTGGTCTGGACTACCTATGAAG GCTAAGTTATCCATCATGTTGATTACTCTGGTGGCTGCAGTGTTCTCATACACGTGGATGGAACATAAAATAAGCCAAGCCATCCCACACCGCATCCCCAAGATTCCCAAGCCTCATCAAAAAGTGCGGGGCTACCGCTACTTGGAGGATGAGAATTCTGATGAAACTGGttcagagggagaggaggaagggggacACAGTGACTCCTCGGAGGGAGAAGCAGAAGGTGAGGAGCCCAAAGACCAGCGGGCTCGGGCTCGGCGCAGGAACAGGTGCAGCTATGAGGCTGGGAATAATGTGGGCTAG
- the UNC93B1 gene encoding protein unc-93 homolog B1 isoform X1: MEPGGNVYQEAVGNGVAADGQGLAFLNGPMLNGADVQLDDFVGAHAEYNEEEEERKYFRRKRLGVIKNLLTASLGGMLTYGVFLGLLQMQLILHYDETYREVKYSNLELQDIDNKMLMGINVTPIAALLYTPVLMRFFGIKWMIFLAVGIYALFVSTNYWERYYTLVPSAVAIGAAIVPLWASLSNYITRMAQKYYEYVNYKEEHVQEQKRAPHGAYNSYLIAFQTVFYAFFNFSFVCAQMPTFFFLKWYLYDLNHTLFHVQHCGTSSQGILPGFNSTVLQRLPRSSELIMVESVLMGVAFLAMLLVLFLCGAAYRPTEEIDLRSIGWGNIFQLPFKHMRDYRLRHLILFFIYSGFEVLFLCTGFALNYGVCSIGLEHMAYIITAYGLSSAVCSSLALFMLCVPRQVPLLTGASIHAILLIALFFWDPHPKSLGEAPMLYLVAAVWGLGSALNKTGLSTLLGMLYEDKKRQDFIFTIYHWWQALAIFIVYLWSGLPMKAKLSIMLITLVAAVFSYTWMEHKISQAIPHRIPKIPKPHQKVRGYRYLEDENSDETGSEGEEEGGHSDSSEGEAEGEEPKDQRARARRRNRCSYEAGNNVG; encoded by the exons ATGGAGCCAG GTGGCAATGTGTACCAAGAGGCTGTGGGGAACGGGGTGGCTGCCGACGGCCAAGGACTTGCCTTTCTGAACGGGCCTATGCTGAATGGCGCGGACGTTCAg CTAGATGACTTTGTGGGGGCTCATGCTGAGTacaatgaagaggaggaggaacgcAAATATTTCCGCCGCAAGCGTCTCGGAGTTATCAAGAACCTTTTGACAGCCAGCTTGGGCGGAATGCTAACCTATGGCGTCTTTCTAG GCCTCTTACAGATGCAGCTAATCCTGCATTATGATGAAACTTACCGAGAGGTGAAATACAGCAATCTGGAGCTACAGGATATTGACAACAAGATGCTGATGGGTATCAATGTCACACCCATTGCTGCACTGCTTTACACTCCAGTCCTCATGAG ATTCTTTGGCATCAAGTGGATGATATTCTTGGCTGTTGGCATCTACGCACTCTTTGTCTCTACCAACTACTGGGAACGTTACTATACCTTGGTACCATCAGCTGTGGCAATTGGGGCTGCAATTGTACCACTGTGGGCTTCTTTGAGCAACTATATCACCCG GATGGCACAGAAATATTATGAATATGTGAACTATAAGGAAGAGCATGTCCAGGAGCAAAAGCGAGCACCACACGGGGCCTACAACAGCTACCTCATTGCCTTCCAGACTGTCTTCTATGCCTTCTTCAAT TTCAGTTTTGTCTGTGCCCAGATGCCTACATTTTTCTTCCTGAAGTGGTATCTCTATGATTTGAACCACACACTTTTCCATGTACAGCACTGTG GCACTTCCAGCCAGGGGATTCTCCCAGGATTCAACTCCACAGTTCTACAGAGACTTCCACGAAGCAGCGAGCTCATCATGGTGGAGAGCGTGCTCATGGGTGTAGCTTTCCTCGCCATGCTTCTG GTGTTGTTCCTGTGTGGCGCTGCCTATCGCCCCACAGAGGAGATCGATTTACGCAGCATTGGATGGGGCAACATCTTCCAACTGCCCTTCAAGCACATGAGAGATTATCGCCTCCGCCACCTCATCCTCTTTTTCATATACAGTGGCTTCGAGGTGCTCTTTCTCTGTACTGGTTTTGCCTTG AACTATGGTGTGTGCTCCATTGGCTTGGAACATATGGCTTACATCATTACTGCTTATGGACTCTCCTCTGCTGTCTGCAGCAGCCTGGCGCTTTTTATGCTGTGCGTGCCCCGCCAGGTTCCCCTCCTCACAGGAGCTTCTATCCATGCCATCCTTTTGATTGCCCTCTTCTTTTGGGATCCTCATCCCAAAAGCTTAGGCGAAGCACCTATGCTGTACCTGGTGGCTGCAGTCTGGGGCCTTGGCAGTGCCCTCAACAAGACAGGCCTCAGCA CACTCTTGGGGATGCTTTATGAAGACAAAAAGCGTCAAGACTTCATTTTTACCATCTACCACTGGTGGCAAGCTCTGGCCATCTTCATTGTTTATCTGTGGTCTGGACTACCTATGAAG GCTAAGTTATCCATCATGTTGATTACTCTGGTGGCTGCAGTGTTCTCATACACGTGGATGGAACATAAAATAAGCCAAGCCATCCCACACCGCATCCCCAAGATTCCCAAGCCTCATCAAAAAGTGCGGGGCTACCGCTACTTGGAGGATGAGAATTCTGATGAAACTGGttcagagggagaggaggaagggggacACAGTGACTCCTCGGAGGGAGAAGCAGAAGGTGAGGAGCCCAAAGACCAGCGGGCTCGGGCTCGGCGCAGGAACAGGTGCAGCTATGAGGCTGGGAATAATGTGGGCTAG